DNA from Choristoneura fumiferana chromosome 6, NRCan_CFum_1, whole genome shotgun sequence:
attgtacataaataataaataaatatcatttttctttcattaaaaatgctgtttaaaaattaaatgaacacTTATAGCTCTAAAAATAAAAGCGCTCCTATACATAAtagttatgtacctacttcttagtcgataatagtagattgttcaacaagggactaaaacaagtcattatggttgtttagtctcgcgttaaacactacttttcactttgaatgcaaGGAAAAAAACCGACGTTATGGCcctattacgaagtgcaaaattcgaacttcgtatcttgccgtcccgctgacgctaatactatttaatacgaaagtgagagggacggtacaatacgaacttcgattttcaaatttcgtactAGCCCtcctgttcaaaattacaatattattttttaaaaacgtacgctcaatAAGACTTATAGACATTTGTTCAAAAATCAAATACCAAAAAAATTGCTATgcggtttctttttttttttgtaaagtgacactttatattaaatataatgacccggataactcacatcttaaatcgagtttagctcgacatgtttcgggctaatccgtagcccttcgtcttcggagcaacgcgactcagcggctgctgcaacacgcgcactacgcgccgcCGCTCTGTTCGCGCGGGTTTaattaaatgcttgcatatttagaaaacagttttaaaaattgaaaaacgaatactaatttaatgtaatatgcataataaaatgaattcatctttaatataataaataataataattgaacagattcatattcgtaataattaattgtgtttcacgaaattaaattgtatttcttaaatatatttgcacagttggcattttgaggttatttccatgCCCTAAAATTGTCTATAGATAATTGCAATcactgaaaatggcgataaACCTCCATTCGCAAACACCGTGATTGGCTGTgcaggggtttccaacgtaaattaaaaaaaaaaaactttaatccctagagattaatgaagAGCCTTAGTCCCGATATTattagtaacattttaagagcatgagaagtgaaaatatgtttttcatgctCTTGCCTTAATTTTCCTACTTTAACAAATGCGACTATTTCCACGTATCTATTAAAGTTAATTGAGATCAAGAAGTATTTCGATAAATCTAACGCGACTGTCCAGAAGTTCTGCTCCAGGCTAACTAGGTTAGAAGCAAGCCTATGAAGAGGATAATGCATTCAGGCTAAATGTCAGTTCGTTAGCCGGGCCTTCATTAgcttatttaattgttttgattGAGCATGTGCTCGGCGGGGAATAGAATACGTCTGCATTTGCTAGTGTTGCTAGGGGAAATATTTAAAGTTTCGAATTGAAGAGTTCCACTAGAATCAAGGTTAGATGGGGGTCCTAGAaacttgtaatttggtatgaaagtCCGGAACCTTTCGGGTACCTACAGAACTCTGATAATGACCGGTATGCTTAAGTGAAAGTCTGTATCGAGAGAAATCATTATCGCACGAATCGATAATTATCGCATTATTCATTTAACATGGTCAAGTTCAACAGTGGTGTTCGTTTGTTTAACTaactattcattttatttattagttcttgaagtatgttttattaaatgagGTCTTAGGATACGATATTTATGATAAAATGGAACTGCTTAACTTCAACGGATAAAATTACGTTTACAAATCCGGACGTTTCGTTTAATTCTAATGTCCCATTATCTCGAAAACTCTTAAATGTCTTGGTTGCCAAATTGTACCGACGTGTTAGTCGTAGGGTAGGTATAAGAGGAATAGGTACGGAGCGTGATTTAACCTCGTTATGGCCTGCGAACCCCCGGGACGTCCAAAACGTCCATTGATTCTCTACTCAGTGCATTATCCTACATTACGTTAACTAGAAACTTCACTCCGTTTTCCTCAAAGTTTTCtctgtttactatgtatttatagGATTTCCTTGTTCAAAGGTTTTCCcgaatttgtaaatatttttacttttttgttatgtcgtgattttaacgaaaataatTTCTGTCGTATGCTTTTAGTAGATCATGTTTATGTGATGTGGCGTGTTTTAAATTAGCCTTCCTTACTGTGTTTATTTAaccaatatttaattaaaaaattaaatctaattCCGAGTCGGTTTCCTTGGAACATGAACAGTATCCATCATGCCATCTCGACTAAGCCTCGACTAAATTGAAATCCGTAACTTAACAAAGCGTAGCTATGTTAAGACGTTAAGTGGGAGCGTCGGGTATATTGCGCCTGGAGATACTATAGTTCCGCAAGATCCATCATAGAGAATTTCTCATTTCAGTCAGATGTCATTGCGGCGATGCGTGTTATCCTTAACACGTGTTGAATAATACATAACCAGTTTGCATGTCAAGTGAAGATGTGATGGGATGTCTTCGCGAGCCGGAGCCTCGCGGATAATGACTTCCAGGTGAGGGATGGCCCGGATAAACATGCGCTTACGTAACTTGCCCCCACTAACCCCAATAAAATAGCATTTTAAATTCAGCTCGTTAAACTTTGCCGTGAAAGAGTCGGGGGTTAAGTTCGAAAAACTTAGGTATAGAATTTAACAAGCGAGTCTTTGTACGGCGCAAATGTTATCTTTATATATCCTCACACTTGTTTATAAGAGTCCTTCAAACGCAAATTCTATGCATTTATTTCGATTCATTCTTCATTGGAAAGTTGCGTAAATAGAAATTCGATTGGTCTCCTGTTTAGTCGAAGAGGATTCGTTGTGTGAATTTATCGGGAACGAATTTAAATATCTGATCAAGCTTCTGCAAAATAAGAATGGTGCGAATGCGAAGGTTGTTTCGCATTGAATGTTTTTGTAGGTTCGACGTGAAGCGAGGCGTAGGGCAGCGGCGCAAcgcagcggcgcggcgcggcgtcgATACGCGGCGCGCACCGGCCTGACGTCGCCGCGGGCCGCGGGCCGGCGCACTCCGCGGCACTTCGGCCTCGCGACGGACCGCCGCCGCCGTCGCCACCTTTAGCGACAACCCTAACTTACCACCGAGGATATACGCTCTAGGAGCGGCGCGCTTCCCGACATTATATTGAGTGATAGTTCAGTTTGACGTGATACAAACCCACCTATAAGCTGTTCAGTGTTAGCGATTAATGCCTCAACCTAGTCTGGTGAAAACAAACACATCGCAGTGTTATTCGCGCAAGCGCGCCGCACGCGGACATGTCGAGGTCGGCCATCTTGGCCGAAGACGCACTTTCGCCTCGCCCCAGCTTCACAGCCTGAGCTGAAACCCTGAGCAGGGTCGAAGGGGGTCAGCGATGTGCGGTGGGCGAGGCTCCGCGGCGGGCGGTCACTGAGCCTGCCTGCACGACGCGGCTATCGATCGACTCGAGCGCTATGGCGCTCGTGGAGTGAATGCGGACATCGGGACCGTGCCGCAGCCCCCGCACGCGAGCGGCGCGTCCGGCGAGTGATAGTGCTAGAGTGGTGGCGCGGCATGTGAGTCAGCGTGCCTGCGTGGTTGGGagggcgcgcgggcggcggcgggcccGGCTGACCGCGCGCCATGGGCGAGGAGTACCCGCGGTCCCCCTGCGAGCGCTTCCCGGCGGCGGGCGCGTTCAGCGTGGCGCCGCCGGAGAGGCTcagcccgccgccgcccgcgccgctgcCGGACCGCTTCTCGGCTTCGCCTCGGCGGGTGCGCCGGTGCGCGGAGGCGGAGCGCGCTCGGCGGCCGCGCTATGTGCCCCCGGCGGCGCACGTGCCCGTGGAGCGGTACGTGCCGCGGCCGCCGGCCCCGCTGCGGCCGCCGCCACCGGTCTACTGCGGGCTGGCGTGtcggccgccgccgccctcgTCGCGCAAGTGCTGCGGCCCGGCCTGCCGCGAGGACATCGGTGGCTCGCCTCCACCGACGCGCTACGTGGAATACgtcggcgccgccgccgctcgtCGCCTGGCCTGCACGCCGCCACCTCCTCCACCGCCCGCACTTCAGCTGCCCTGCGAGCCTCAGGAGCCACCCTGTTGTGTCCAAGCCCGCAGGCGACCACAACCTCCACATGATTGGTAAGTGCTAAATAGATGTTGTTATGGTTCCGCTCTCACTCTGCCCAACAGTCATAGAACGATCGGAAACGGCCTTTGTAAACCAAACATTCACTTCCAAACAACACTCGATTAATTGTTTCCTTGACCTCCTGATATTATCCTCGAATAGAATTATTGCGTCGCTGGTGTCAAATAGAAAGCTTTGCCTTTTCAAGCAACACTTAGTGTCGCTTTCGGTAGGTTTAACGCAGCTTGGTCAACATTGCATAAAATCTAAACTATTCTGTTATTCCTGGTACTAAAATCCCACGTCAGTAATAATTAAGTTAAACaactaagaacagatctttAACGTTTGAAAAATTGGTGGGACGAGCGTGCATATAAATTAGTGATGAATTTGGAAGCATCCTGTGAGCTACGGCGGGGTAGCGCTGGGATGGCGTGACGTCAGGGATGAGCTGTTATGGCTTAATTGGCTAAAATTTCGTGGATGGGATTGATAACGTGTGATTTATGGCATTGGCGGTTAACGATCGGCGACGCCGCAAAATGACTGACGCTCCAAACAAACTTATTACGTTCGCGTCAATGCTCGCTTTGGccttttttatgaaaaagtgACGGTTTTGATTGGTTTGTGACGATAATGGAACGGAATAGCTATCTATTTTAAATTCTGTACaaacattatatacttagttcaGTGACAACATTGgacatattatatattacatacacaaattactggcacttgaggtatcccatcttaaacctctaggttggccacgcatctgcaatatcccctggtgttgcaagtctctatgggcggtggtgatctcttaccatcaggagacccacttgctcgtttgtcatccactcaaataataaaaaaaaaacagtacctGTGCTCAGAGGTGGATTTGGAATACTCTAGGTACTCGTACATACCTTATATGACCAAGATTTTTTATCAATTGAACAATTTATGTTACGTGCTATTGTTGAACGAGGCCACTCAACCCTCTGAGAAGTCAACTCAATCTAGGGTTGTTATTCACACTAGATGCTGATGTATTGTGGTCCAACGCAGACCTGCAGGACTGGACTTTTGGTTGAGCAGACCAACCATGAGTAGTATTATAGTTGCTACTTCTGACGGTACTACCGTAATTTAACGTTAATCTACATTTAATTGAGCCCTTGAATCGTATCCTGCTTACCTACTTAAGAGCATTGACAAAAATTACCTCGAACGCTGGAATTACCGACTAAAATTGTCTCATCGGCCATAttatttagtatattttataacaggtgcaaaactttaaataaacgCCACCTTAAAGGGTGCCTACGAAACGCGACATTAAGCAAACTAGATATTTATGTTAAAGTCCTCTATAAACTATAATTGTTCAGTGTAGTTTTGCtatttagaaaaacattacgTAAAAATCCAGTCCTTTAAAAAATTTTAACGaaactaaatttcattttatttttactattcaaaattgtttaaataaatttgtcgAATTTATGAGTATGACCTACAAAAAGAGCATGAAATGTCAAGAcgtaaaatgaatgaaaatactTGAGTTGGCCCCTTTGGATTggagaattttatttatttatttatttatttattcgagaTAAATGTGAAAACTCTGCAGGTAGATATTTGTTAAGTTATTCACTGAACATTTCTTGGTGCCATTCCAATTCTATGATTTCATGCACCAACACACccatacatacctatatacttTAACTATAAATTCCACCATTAACCTCAATTTATCAAACTGCAAGCACGTTCAATATGATAGATATAACATTTAATGCGATTAGTTCAGTGATACCATAtgattttttatcttttgtccACGGCATCGGATCTGATAAGAGGTTCTATTACATTATCCGCATTGATAACTCTATGTAACAAGCAGGCTGTAATGTAGCTGTTAAGGCAAACAATAGAGATTGGAAATATGTAATTCAGCCAGTGAGTCGGGATTGGTGAGACAGAACACTGGAAACATAAAGCAAAAGTGGTTGTACGTTTTTCTGTAAAATTTACCATAATGCCATGTAGACGTGAAATTTGCTGTGTTTAgtgttaagtaaatattttgggTGGCGACTGACAAGTGATAACGAAGATAATCTGCCCCGATACGGATTTCACTTTGGAGGTTATGCATAAAAAGTAAGTGACAGTGTGTGACATTCTTAGACTGTATTCACCTTGCATTGGATCtgcattgtgtagttttttcTGTCGATGTTGAGATTTTTTCCTAAATTGAAGTCTAGGTATACGACTTCAATTGACTGCATTTTCGATAGGTAGTGTTGGTACATATAGTACAagtcaaataattaagaaaaattgcatatttaaataattaaagtttggGGCTGTCTGAGCTAGACTCTACCACGGTTCAGTATGTATTAAAAAGCAagtatttcaaaacaaaaatattagagGTGTCATTTATAAAATGCTTTTGATACATGAGCTGAGGGTCGTATGCGCCCGGGCCGTTGTTTAGACAAACCTgtggtaaaataaatgaaagatTATTTTTTGCTGAAATGTGTCATTTCAAGATAAATGTCCCATACCAACAATATTCCTCGTAATATTGAACATCAGATTCTCGAAtacaacatcatcatcccagcctatatacgtcccactgctgggcacaggcctagaatacatcaatcaatcaatcaatgaatcaaatcagcccatatatccacccactgctgggtaaaggcctcttcattttcacgccactggccggtcctgtgctagtctcatccacagtttaccagAATACAtattgcaaaaaaattaaatgcagCTTGAcacaatatattatgtataggtattgtcggtctatttaattttatgagcCAATTTAAATAGCACACAAACGCATATTATATGATGCAATAGTGATGGCAGCTTTGCTAGatattttccaaatattttattgttcagCATCAAATATTATTACTCTTACATTCTAAATTAatcgtattttatatttttacctaTATAAAGTAAGAAGTACTTATTATTACCGTACctattagtgatgtaacgaatattcgcattcgcattcacaaaatttctgcgaatgttttgcgaatatgaatatctgaaaaaaaaatacaattattaaataatagtaggttaataaaatcaaaatacattcatttcttatgttttttatacaaaataacaaccttgtaatcacattatcagtattcacttaatcatttggtattaagtatttatttatttacttcgcgACGCGTTCGTATGAACTCtgtaattctcggaacaaaatacaaacgtaacgcacttcgttcgaacgagactgctATATACAATTTGGCGCCCGCGCcagaacgaaaaactgaatattcgcattctcattcgcgaatgttcaaaaaatgacattcgttacatcactagtacctattatttaatacCATGGTCTATGGCTCCATAAATCTTGTTAAAACCAAAGCTTTCTAACTTAACCCATTAAAAAGTTACGTTATGTGCTTCTGAAAATTGTTTGTTTAGACATTGACTCGCCAACTAGACAAATTTGCTCGTTAGGAATTGTGAATTTGGCACCGAAGTAAATTTTACAAAAGCGTAGacaaaaataaactacttagTGCATTATTTTGTGGTCTTTATACTTTAaagtaatgataatgatggtttctgtgacagactatttggcgctagtatcgtgatgtccgaaaaaagccgtggtggcctagtggtttgacctatcgcctctcaaacagagggttgtgggttcaaaccccggctcgcacctctgagtttttccaaattcatgtgcggaattacatttgaaatttaccacgagctttgcggtgaaggaaaacatcgtgaggaaacctgcacaaacctgcgaagcaattcaatggtgcgtgtgaagttcccaatccgcactgggcccgcgtgggaactatagcccaagccctcttgttctgagaggaggcctgtgcccagcagtgggacgtatataggctgggatgatgatgatgatcgtgaTGTCCGTTTGACTACTATaacatttgtgtcacgtttgtgattggtttatactctatttattctaagatgattcaaatgacacatgatgattatgtaactttgtgaggcggtagctaattttttattttttccaacagatataatgcttgaaaaaatgaaaccacattaaaactgctgattgttttaatatttgaattcaaattagctaacaaattgttaagttaatGCGTAGGAactgtgttatttattaacttactttctttaatgaacgccaTTACAATGTTGTTTCCATAGGCCGGAATTGCTAGAGGTgtgggttatcggtaaaaataaaagtggtaaaaataaacgaacttattattaatttgcaagattgttcgtcagagtcggaaagtgacactccaagtgatgaataaattatattttaaattatttacgtttaaattaacaaataatgctatagccacttttagcactaggttCAAACGGGAAAGTCGAATCTGACGTAGAATGTCAAATTTAGGTACAGaaacaccattaaaaaaaataaagtacaatTAGAAACACGTGAAACACCTGAAAGGAAATACAGGCAAAACATTTCAAATCTTCGCCGATCGTAATCAAATTCAATCAAGAATGTTTTGTACCGTAAATTATGTTTTCATTCTCCTGAAATCATTGGacgtttttattaaactaatgaCATTGATTTAAAAATGGAAACACCAGATAAAATCAGGTCGTTTGAAATGAGCTGACGTTCGACGGATATTTTTTTGTCCAATTCTGCTTGAAATAAATTTTCGTTTTTAGCCAATTCCCTTGATTTGTGAGGGTATTCGCGATGTATTATGCACAGCCATATCTGTGTTTTTGTAGGTAGATATTTCTTTTAGAAGTTGATGGAGCACGACACGAAACGTggaaagtttttgttttgagCATTAACGAGgtcaatttagatttttttttcaagtttcttaatgctcggtgtgaaaagttgtatgactcgggagcaaaattattttcatcttgggcgttaacacttgaatccctcattacgctcaggattctacttaagaatccctc
Protein-coding regions in this window:
- the LOC141428981 gene encoding uncharacterized protein, with the protein product MGEEYPRSPCERFPAAGAFSVAPPERLSPPPPAPLPDRFSASPRRVRRCAEAERARRPRYVPPAAHVPVERYVPRPPAPLRPPPPVYCGLACRPPPPSSRKCCGPACREDIGGSPPPTRYVEYVGAAAARRLACTPPPPPPPALQLPCEPQEPPCCVQARRRPQPPHDW